From Pseudoalteromonas sp. R3, one genomic window encodes:
- a CDS encoding ABC transporter six-transmembrane domain-containing protein, whose translation MNLLNSISFGAIIRTSPVKILLTWTMVILENILLILLPLFIGHAIDGVLAQSLTPLTWFALVLVALVVISVLRRFYDTRVFGDIRVWLAEMLAYKLRAAPVSVKDARLTMSRELVDFLENDLPGVFTAVIQLVATVMILASFHLYLAYSVVLAAALMCLIYALFHDRFSLLNSKLNDQLEQQVWVLSHRPLGAVSAHFERLKRCEIRLSDTEAWVYGLIFLVLFAAVLGNLWMVQLISDISVGQVFSIVTYSLEFVDTAIMLPITLQTLSRLSEISKRLNQPVDTVPNQEVIHDV comes from the coding sequence GTGAACCTCCTTAATTCAATTTCTTTTGGTGCGATTATTCGCACCAGCCCAGTTAAAATTCTGCTCACCTGGACCATGGTGATCTTAGAAAATATCCTATTAATTTTATTGCCTTTATTTATCGGCCACGCCATTGATGGCGTGTTAGCTCAGTCACTGACACCGCTCACCTGGTTTGCACTGGTGTTGGTGGCGCTGGTGGTGATCAGTGTCCTGCGGCGCTTTTATGATACCCGTGTATTTGGTGACATCCGTGTCTGGTTGGCTGAAATGCTGGCCTATAAGCTACGCGCTGCCCCGGTGTCAGTAAAAGACGCGCGGCTGACTATGTCACGTGAGCTGGTTGATTTTCTCGAAAATGACCTGCCTGGCGTGTTTACCGCTGTGATTCAGCTGGTCGCCACTGTGATGATTCTGGCGTCATTCCATTTGTATCTGGCCTACAGTGTCGTGTTGGCTGCTGCATTGATGTGTCTAATTTATGCGCTGTTTCATGACCGTTTCAGTCTGCTTAATAGCAAGCTTAATGACCAGCTTGAGCAACAGGTTTGGGTGCTGAGCCACAGGCCACTTGGCGCTGTCAGTGCGCACTTTGAACGCCTTAAACGATGTGAGATCCGACTATCCGATACAGAAGCCTGGGTTTATGGCCTGATCTTCCTTGTACTCTTTGCTGCTGTACTCGGTAATTTGTGGATGGTGCAGCTGATCTCCGATATCAGTGTTGGTCAGGTGTTCTCCATTGTGACCTATTCCCTCGAATTTGTAGATACCGCAATTATGTTGCCCATCACGCTACAGACGCTGTCTCGCCTGAGCGAAATCAGTAAGCGACTCAACCAACCTGTTGATACCGTGCCTAACCAGGAGGTGATCCATGATGTTTAA
- the astB gene encoding N-succinylarginine dihydrolase yields the protein MNYYEVNFDGLVGPTHNYAGLSYGNVASKSNAKKTSNPKQAALQGLEKMWHLVQLGLHQGVVAPNARPDLTTLRACGFTGSDTEVISKAAKTQPQLLKACYSASSMWTANAATVSPSCDSADGKLHITPANLNNKLHRAIEAPQTSQILKAMFSNDGFFSHHDALPQHPLYGDEGAANYTRLADSYGHQGLALFVYGEDAHTEIKPQLFPARQTRQASEAVARSHQLDPQHTLFIQQNPEVIDQGVFHNDVIAIGNENVFLFHEQAFYQQQTVIEQISARYHGDRPLHLIEVKNADISVEEAVKSYIFNSQLVSLPSGGMAVIAPGECQMVGKVEQYLSALCQASNPVSEVIYMDLKQSMQNGGGPACLRLRVTLSEQELSAVNQACLLNERLYDQLRDWINTHYRDRLSEADLADPSLITECQTALDELTVILNLGSVYSFQQA from the coding sequence ATGAACTATTACGAAGTAAACTTCGATGGCCTGGTTGGCCCAACTCACAATTATGCCGGGCTGTCTTATGGCAATGTGGCGTCTAAGTCGAATGCAAAGAAAACGTCCAACCCAAAACAGGCGGCATTGCAGGGGCTCGAAAAAATGTGGCATCTGGTTCAGCTAGGTCTGCATCAGGGAGTAGTTGCGCCCAATGCTCGTCCGGACCTCACCACGCTTAGGGCTTGTGGCTTTACAGGCTCAGACACAGAGGTGATCAGCAAAGCGGCAAAGACACAGCCTCAGCTGCTGAAGGCATGCTACTCAGCTTCTTCAATGTGGACAGCAAACGCGGCGACGGTATCACCGAGCTGCGATTCGGCAGACGGAAAACTACACATCACGCCTGCCAATCTAAATAACAAACTGCACAGAGCTATTGAAGCGCCGCAAACCAGCCAGATCCTCAAAGCCATGTTCAGTAATGATGGTTTTTTTAGCCATCATGATGCGCTACCTCAGCATCCATTGTATGGCGACGAAGGTGCTGCAAATTATACGCGTCTGGCAGACAGCTATGGCCATCAGGGACTGGCATTATTTGTCTATGGTGAGGATGCCCATACTGAGATAAAACCTCAGTTATTTCCCGCACGACAGACTCGCCAGGCATCCGAGGCAGTTGCTCGCAGTCACCAGTTAGACCCGCAACACACCCTGTTTATCCAGCAAAATCCAGAGGTGATAGATCAGGGGGTATTTCACAATGATGTTATTGCCATTGGTAACGAAAACGTCTTTTTATTCCATGAGCAAGCATTTTATCAACAGCAAACTGTGATAGAGCAGATAAGCGCGCGTTATCATGGTGACAGGCCACTTCATCTGATTGAAGTTAAAAACGCAGATATCAGCGTTGAAGAAGCCGTTAAAAGTTATATTTTTAATAGCCAGCTGGTGAGTTTGCCCTCGGGTGGGATGGCCGTTATTGCTCCTGGAGAATGCCAGATGGTGGGCAAGGTTGAACAGTATTTGTCTGCATTGTGTCAAGCTAGCAACCCGGTAAGTGAAGTGATCTATATGGACCTTAAACAAAGCATGCAAAATGGTGGCGGGCCAGCTTGCTTACGCCTGAGAGTAACCTTGTCTGAGCAAGAACTTAGTGCTGTGAACCAGGCGTGTTTACTGAACGAGCGCTTATATGATCAACTGCGCGACTGGATAAATACACATTATCGTGACAGGTTGAGTGAGGCCGATCTCGCAGACCCAAGTTTAATCACAGAGTGTCAGACGGCACTGGATGAGTTAACGGTTATCCTGAATTTGGGGTCTGTTTACTCATTTCAACAGGCATAA
- a CDS encoding efflux RND transporter periplasmic adaptor subunit, with the protein MMFKARLPAIAAGATLLLSLVTVVLMTPVEPMPRVEQVVVPTVSVLTIERTELTPTLSVQAHTQARWPVQLKATSSARLAYLGTDMEPGKHVKKGQVLARLNTRLLESQLVEARSTLKQAELNLQQQLHEQEVAQSMRPAQSSTAFARMEPHLAAARAELARAQQNVKSAQQMLDDAIIVAPYDAMITQRFVSPGEWMEASQTLFELVASDSMDIHVPLSQHDWDRISTADLDKNVIKIHSRSGASWPASVRYVSPLVNETTRQRTLVLTVFDPYHHETQLLPNQQVKVQFELKNEGALYELPLSAVDPDELIWVVTAQQQLRQLNVRVIEVRANSVIVSLIDEQPASLQVVRFPLRSMMAKKKVNPVTEALQIADKQEAL; encoded by the coding sequence ATGATGTTTAAAGCCCGTTTGCCGGCCATTGCTGCCGGCGCCACATTACTCTTGTCATTGGTGACCGTGGTGCTAATGACACCCGTTGAACCCATGCCTCGGGTTGAACAAGTTGTGGTGCCAACAGTCTCTGTGTTGACCATAGAGCGTACTGAACTGACGCCCACATTATCCGTCCAGGCACATACTCAGGCACGCTGGCCTGTGCAATTGAAGGCAACCAGCAGCGCCAGGTTAGCGTATCTGGGCACAGATATGGAGCCGGGTAAGCATGTGAAAAAAGGTCAGGTACTGGCACGGCTCAATACCCGTTTACTTGAATCTCAGCTTGTTGAGGCGCGCAGTACATTGAAACAGGCTGAGCTCAATTTACAGCAACAACTGCATGAGCAAGAGGTCGCACAGAGCATGCGGCCCGCTCAAAGCAGCACGGCATTTGCCAGAATGGAACCGCATCTGGCGGCGGCGCGAGCGGAATTGGCACGCGCACAACAAAATGTAAAAAGTGCACAACAAATGCTGGATGACGCCATTATTGTTGCTCCTTACGATGCCATGATCACACAGCGCTTTGTGAGCCCGGGAGAATGGATGGAAGCCAGTCAGACTCTGTTCGAACTGGTGGCCAGCGACAGCATGGATATTCATGTGCCCCTGTCACAGCATGACTGGGACAGAATAAGTACAGCTGATCTCGATAAAAATGTGATTAAAATACACAGCCGCTCGGGTGCGAGCTGGCCGGCATCTGTGCGTTATGTGTCGCCACTGGTCAATGAAACAACGCGCCAGCGAACGTTAGTGCTGACGGTGTTCGATCCCTATCATCACGAAACTCAGTTGCTCCCGAACCAACAAGTGAAAGTGCAGTTTGAGCTCAAAAATGAAGGAGCCTTATATGAACTGCCACTCAGCGCTGTTGATCCGGACGAACTTATCTGGGTGGTAACAGCGCAGCAACAGCTGCGTCAGCTGAATGTCCGGGTTATCGAGGTAAGAGCGAACAGCGTGATTGTGTCACTGATTGACGAGCAACCTGCTTCATTGCAGGTTGTGCGTTTCCCACTGCGTTCCATGATGGCTAAAAAGAAAGTAAACCCGGTTACAGAGGCGTTGCAGATTGCAGACAAGCAGGAGGCGCTATGA
- a CDS encoding helix-turn-helix domain-containing protein, producing MSKDLNTQIIRRCLDAVKVQLKSRQLTYQDIAALFDVSENTVKRMLNQDDISLDRLLTLSQLCGIDTAELLSKSQQHRTAHTYFSARQDQAFAENPHLLSYFSRLFYQQHSVEKIACEFGLSDLSSYRYLRALEDIELLELKPQNKFRFLVSPPLGFAPDSMVIKQSACRHMEQTLEAVMAPHKTPQHHVVIKPLKMPAILHDKMWQELQHTLSKYAQVAEMAFAEYSEQPNIQVTLVTHPLNSNLFDEAPIISLD from the coding sequence GTGTCCAAAGACCTCAACACGCAGATAATCAGGCGATGTCTCGACGCGGTTAAAGTCCAGTTAAAATCAAGACAACTTACCTATCAGGATATTGCTGCATTGTTTGACGTTTCTGAAAACACCGTCAAGCGTATGCTCAATCAGGATGACATTAGTTTAGACAGGTTATTAACACTGTCACAGTTGTGCGGAATAGATACGGCTGAGCTCCTGAGTAAGAGCCAACAACATAGGACAGCGCACACCTATTTTTCTGCGCGTCAAGACCAGGCCTTTGCAGAAAACCCACACCTGTTAAGCTATTTTTCACGGTTGTTTTACCAGCAACATAGCGTGGAGAAAATTGCCTGTGAATTTGGTCTGAGCGACCTTTCCAGCTACCGATATTTGCGTGCTCTGGAGGATATTGAGCTGTTGGAATTAAAACCCCAGAACAAGTTCAGGTTTTTAGTAAGTCCACCTTTAGGGTTCGCGCCAGACAGCATGGTCATCAAACAGTCTGCTTGTAGGCACATGGAACAAACGTTGGAAGCCGTAATGGCCCCACACAAAACACCTCAGCATCATGTTGTGATCAAGCCATTAAAAATGCCAGCCATACTGCATGACAAAATGTGGCAAGAGTTACAACACACCCTGAGCAAATATGCTCAGGTCGCTGAGATGGCCTTTGCTGAATACAGTGAGCAGCCCAATATTCAGGTCACATTGGTGACACATCCACTCAATTCGAACCTATTCGATGAGGCGCCGATCATTTCGCTTGATTAA
- a CDS encoding GNAT family N-acetyltransferase, with protein sequence MSAYTISTDPTRLNFDVIYNFISGSYWAKGIPRETMARAIDNSLCFGVYCEGGEQVGFARVITDKATFAYLADVFVLDQHRGQGLSKQLVNAVINHPELQGLRRMMLATKDAHGLYTQFGFETPDDPSILMQICQPGIYQVKE encoded by the coding sequence ATGTCTGCCTATACCATCAGCACCGATCCGACACGGCTTAATTTTGACGTGATTTATAACTTTATCTCTGGCTCTTACTGGGCAAAAGGTATTCCCCGCGAGACTATGGCCAGGGCAATCGACAATTCACTGTGCTTTGGCGTGTACTGCGAGGGGGGAGAGCAGGTGGGGTTCGCCCGGGTGATAACCGACAAGGCCACGTTCGCTTATCTTGCAGATGTGTTTGTTCTTGACCAACACAGAGGCCAGGGGTTAAGTAAGCAGTTGGTGAACGCGGTGATCAACCACCCTGAATTACAAGGCCTGCGCCGAATGATGCTCGCAACCAAAGATGCGCACGGCTTATATACCCAGTTTGGTTTTGAGACGCCGGACGACCCAAGTATCCTGATGCAAATTTGTCAGCCCGGTATTTATCAGGTCAAGGAGTGA
- a CDS encoding M23 family metallopeptidase: protein MPKETAQSPQTTFAFTWLVPLVVAVGVTLGAQFICQWVWGVRLPVIAKLTVYFSSHFICACLVKKYLISQPGNEPHPGLSWPRPGIHRYLGRYGMMFTALPSLALTFLNPLLAFQQAKLIVCQRSVARRVSAGRNDMAGYQNKVRYQLPFEGRWLVYNGGNTPLTSHSWGVLSQRFALDFVMVDHNYSRHTSKGLNVSDYYCFNQPILAAADGEVVAVFDKVAQAPLVGFGMIDFLCRHFAGNHVVVKHAPGEYGFYAHLNKGSVPVKVGDRVKQGELLGHCGFSGFTSEPHLHFHLQDHPNMYCAMGLPVTFWVTQSLESHQGALQLTRGMLVGNEMQ, encoded by the coding sequence ATGCCCAAAGAGACAGCACAAAGTCCACAAACAACATTTGCATTTACCTGGTTGGTTCCATTGGTTGTCGCAGTTGGCGTAACGCTGGGAGCGCAGTTTATATGCCAATGGGTATGGGGAGTCAGACTGCCTGTTATTGCAAAGCTGACTGTTTATTTTTCATCGCATTTTATCTGTGCCTGCCTAGTAAAAAAGTATCTTATCAGTCAACCAGGCAATGAACCTCACCCGGGTTTAAGCTGGCCGCGTCCGGGTATTCATCGTTATCTGGGGCGCTACGGCATGATGTTTACCGCACTCCCATCCCTGGCGCTGACATTCCTAAACCCTTTGCTGGCCTTTCAACAGGCTAAGCTAATTGTTTGCCAGAGGTCGGTTGCAAGACGGGTCTCGGCAGGGCGAAATGACATGGCCGGATATCAAAACAAAGTACGTTATCAATTACCATTTGAAGGTCGCTGGTTGGTTTACAATGGTGGTAATACACCTTTGACATCGCACTCATGGGGAGTGCTCTCGCAGAGGTTTGCTCTGGACTTTGTGATGGTCGATCACAATTATTCTCGCCATACCTCCAAGGGCCTGAATGTGAGCGATTATTATTGTTTTAATCAGCCTATTTTAGCGGCAGCTGACGGTGAGGTAGTGGCTGTATTCGACAAGGTGGCTCAGGCGCCTTTGGTAGGATTTGGCATGATCGACTTCCTGTGCCGCCATTTTGCCGGTAATCATGTTGTTGTTAAACATGCACCTGGTGAATACGGTTTCTATGCTCATCTGAACAAAGGGTCTGTCCCAGTGAAAGTCGGTGACAGGGTGAAGCAGGGAGAGTTGTTGGGGCACTGCGGGTTCAGTGGTTTTACGAGTGAGCCACATTTACACTTTCATCTTCAGGACCACCCCAATATGTATTGTGCAATGGGTTTGCCCGTGACGTTTTGGGTTACACAAAGCCTGGAAAGTCATCAGGGTGCCTTACAATTGACGCGCGGTATGCTGGTTGGCAATGAGATGCAGTGA
- a CDS encoding zinc-dependent alcohol dehydrogenase family protein, producing the protein MKAMVLNQYGDDAEFTVTNVAKPKVSAGHVLVQVAASSVNTVDTMIRTMGEALPLSPALPAILGMDFAGTVVEVGEGVTGFAPGDEVYGCAGGLADLQGALAEYMLADARLIARKPRNLSMREAAALPLVGITAYEGLQRGGISAGQQVLVHGGSGGVGHVALQLAKHFGARVYSTGGGEAQLDLIQRLGAEPINYKTESVADYVARHTDGKGFDLIFDSVGGANMANSFEAAALNGHVASTVAMVDLDLSQAHFKGLSLHVVFMLIPMLHNHKREAHHHILNELTNIVEAGELTPILDEQRFELTQAGQAHTRLQSGRAMGKVVIDV; encoded by the coding sequence GTTACAAATGTGGCTAAACCCAAAGTGAGCGCCGGTCATGTGCTGGTACAGGTGGCAGCCAGCAGTGTTAACACCGTGGATACCATGATCCGTACCATGGGTGAGGCGTTGCCCCTGTCACCAGCTTTACCCGCTATTTTGGGGATGGACTTTGCCGGTACAGTGGTTGAGGTCGGCGAAGGCGTAACCGGCTTTGCACCAGGCGATGAAGTTTATGGCTGTGCTGGTGGGCTGGCCGACTTACAAGGTGCGCTGGCGGAATATATGCTGGCCGATGCACGACTGATTGCACGTAAACCGCGTAATCTGAGTATGCGAGAAGCAGCTGCGTTACCCCTGGTTGGGATCACAGCCTATGAGGGGTTACAGCGTGGCGGTATTAGCGCAGGCCAACAGGTGCTAGTGCATGGCGGCTCTGGCGGGGTCGGTCATGTGGCTTTGCAGTTAGCTAAGCATTTTGGCGCTCGTGTTTACTCTACCGGTGGTGGTGAAGCCCAGCTGGATTTAATTCAACGTCTGGGCGCCGAACCAATCAACTATAAAACCGAGTCGGTTGCCGACTATGTTGCCAGACACACCGATGGCAAAGGGTTTGATCTGATCTTTGACTCGGTGGGAGGTGCCAATATGGCAAACTCGTTTGAGGCGGCTGCACTCAATGGTCATGTTGCCTCAACGGTCGCTATGGTGGACCTGGATCTGTCGCAGGCGCACTTTAAAGGGTTGTCGTTGCATGTCGTCTTTATGCTGATCCCCATGCTGCATAACCACAAACGTGAAGCGCATCATCACATTCTGAACGAGCTAACAAACATAGTCGAAGCTGGTGAGCTAACACCGATACTGGATGAGCAGCGTTTTGAGTTGACTCAGGCAGGGCAAGCACATACACGTCTGCAAAGTGGTCGGGCGATGGGCAAAGTCGTGATTGATGTTTAG
- a CDS encoding calcium/sodium antiporter has product MTLYLVQIFAGIVMLTLGGEALIRGAVAAARRFRVSPLLSGLVIVGFGTSAPELVVSVDAAAQAQPDIAMGNVVGSNIGNILLILGLCALISPMSVQPLILRRDGVIMVLSSVLLVVLIGGKGLSATDSMVLLGALVGYLAIAYWSEKKHSSPASQVYEDEAKEIEVVPDAAWRIILFLVAGLALLLLGSQVLLKGAVGLAQHFAISEAVIGLTLVAVGTSLPELSVSLIAALRRHADVAIGNVLGSNIFNILGILGISAFLQPLPAHSRVLQFDLWILLASAFVLLFFLFTGRRLSRLEGGILLSGYIAYLILSFKVYGS; this is encoded by the coding sequence ATGACGCTGTATTTGGTACAGATATTCGCTGGCATTGTGATGCTGACACTAGGTGGTGAAGCGCTGATCCGAGGCGCAGTGGCTGCGGCTCGGCGGTTTCGGGTTTCACCTTTGCTCAGCGGCCTGGTGATTGTCGGGTTTGGCACTTCAGCGCCTGAGTTGGTGGTCTCTGTCGATGCCGCAGCTCAGGCCCAGCCCGACATAGCCATGGGGAATGTGGTTGGCAGTAATATTGGTAATATTTTATTGATCCTTGGACTATGTGCGTTGATAAGTCCTATGTCTGTGCAGCCACTGATCCTCAGGCGCGATGGCGTTATCATGGTGTTGAGTTCTGTTTTGTTGGTTGTACTGATAGGTGGCAAGGGGCTGTCTGCAACAGACAGTATGGTACTGCTGGGAGCACTAGTCGGTTATCTGGCCATTGCATATTGGAGCGAAAAAAAACACAGTTCACCTGCTTCGCAAGTGTATGAAGATGAGGCAAAGGAAATTGAAGTAGTGCCAGATGCTGCGTGGCGCATTATCTTGTTTTTGGTCGCCGGTTTGGCGCTGTTATTACTGGGCTCTCAGGTACTGTTGAAAGGCGCTGTGGGGCTGGCTCAGCATTTTGCTATTTCAGAGGCCGTAATCGGCCTAACTTTAGTGGCCGTAGGCACCTCGTTACCTGAACTGTCCGTGTCCCTGATTGCTGCATTGCGCCGCCATGCTGATGTGGCCATTGGCAATGTACTGGGCAGTAATATTTTTAATATTCTTGGGATCCTCGGTATCTCAGCCTTTTTGCAGCCGCTTCCGGCGCACTCTCGCGTGTTACAATTCGACCTCTGGATATTACTGGCCAGCGCATTTGTTTTGTTGTTTTTTCTGTTTACCGGCCGTCGTCTTAGTCGGCTTGAAGGGGGCATATTGCTCAGTGGCTATATTGCTTATCTTATCCTCAGCTTTAAAGTCTATGGTAGCTAG
- a CDS encoding efflux RND transporter permease subunit — protein MSWLSKWFIDNPVAANLLMAMIIAGGLLAFGQLRVESFPQIAPSSLSIHVAYPGGTARQIDESITQRVEESVSSVAGIKQITSQSQAGLSTVTIRKKPDADLGKLLEEVRNQVNAISHFPAQAEKPIVTRDEFTNLAAFVIVSAPRSDEALQQVARRIELALKKHSDISKVSNWGAREPRIYIDPDPEALLRYGMTLEQLAGTMVQMSLETRSGQLQHEGGRITLRGDGYLSALGELKKLPVINGPAGEVTLGEVATVRRGYEHSDAIVRNNGIPGIALMVSTSQSDNLLDVSAAIRDTIAELKPVLAEDIEITTMADMAPYIEEQLQRLGSSAWQGLLIVILLLGVFLNLRLAFWVAAGIPVAICGTLYGMQLLDYSLNDITLFGFILVLGILVDDAVVVGEAIDEHQNGSANYKQAAYTGVESVTVATVFGVLTSIAAFSPMLWINNDLAKLFAGFSAVVILALCFSLVESKFILPSHLAAMSRKGARSGIVATVQNKARWALTQFIQHIYKPMLCVSLKHKRSTLVMFLSAFVLAYGLWLGGAIRSTLFPDIPGRYVTAKVTLEEGAPLGLQARALSQLELSAQKANNTLQADYALNAAPMKNILAWSNGFGELEVTAELTSEALNVLPANTLSDAWREYAANIEGSYAQHFSAAEPPAGGTFLAISSHDVLQAKQVSDLLREKLAGLPGVKDVRDDHQAAQRQIRIRLNAFGRQLGLTQAQVAELVANALGEREVHRLLYQSQELKVVLRFAQQAVRTEHELKDMRVILKDGQSVALGDVVRLSYEYEPQALQRRDRSRVINLYWSQDRASGSPEQTLALLAKEIETLKTQYPEVGIKPAGEYEEIDEVSKGFKAALLLTLMLIYVLLAVPLKSYWQPLIIMAVIPFGFAGAIFGHAIMDLPVSLLSLFGMMAMTGIVVNDALVLMTRFNSEYRKGIESTEALIMAGTARFRAIFLTTVTTVCGLLPLLFGTSEQVQYLKPAAVSLVFGELFATLITLFLIPVLLGFSHRQPRSAVSSARETMTVS, from the coding sequence ATGAGCTGGCTAAGCAAATGGTTTATTGATAACCCGGTGGCTGCCAACTTACTGATGGCGATGATTATTGCTGGTGGTCTGCTGGCGTTTGGTCAGCTCAGAGTTGAGTCTTTTCCTCAGATAGCGCCATCCAGTCTTAGTATTCACGTAGCATATCCGGGCGGCACAGCAAGGCAGATTGACGAAAGCATTACGCAACGTGTTGAGGAGTCGGTCAGCTCGGTGGCGGGGATAAAACAAATTACCAGCCAGTCGCAGGCTGGATTGTCTACCGTAACCATTCGCAAAAAGCCCGATGCGGACCTTGGCAAGTTACTGGAGGAAGTTCGCAATCAGGTTAATGCTATCAGCCACTTTCCGGCTCAGGCTGAAAAGCCCATTGTGACCCGGGATGAATTTACTAATCTGGCGGCGTTTGTCATTGTTTCTGCGCCGCGCAGCGATGAGGCTCTGCAACAAGTTGCCAGGCGCATAGAGTTGGCGCTAAAAAAGCACTCCGACATTTCCAAAGTCAGCAACTGGGGAGCGCGTGAGCCACGGATATACATTGACCCCGACCCTGAAGCACTGCTGCGCTATGGCATGACGCTGGAGCAGCTTGCGGGCACAATGGTGCAGATGTCGCTCGAAACACGCAGTGGGCAATTGCAACATGAAGGCGGGCGTATTACCTTGCGTGGAGACGGCTATCTGAGCGCGCTGGGTGAGTTGAAAAAGCTGCCTGTGATAAACGGTCCGGCAGGAGAAGTGACTTTAGGCGAGGTTGCAACTGTGCGCAGAGGCTATGAGCACAGCGACGCCATAGTTCGCAACAATGGCATACCCGGTATTGCACTGATGGTCAGCACTAGTCAGAGCGACAATCTACTTGATGTCAGCGCGGCAATTCGTGACACCATTGCTGAGCTAAAGCCTGTGCTGGCAGAAGACATTGAGATCACTACCATGGCAGACATGGCACCTTATATAGAAGAGCAGCTACAAAGGCTGGGCAGCAGTGCCTGGCAGGGTTTACTGATAGTTATTTTACTGTTGGGGGTCTTTCTAAACCTGAGACTGGCATTTTGGGTCGCTGCGGGGATCCCGGTTGCCATCTGTGGCACTTTATATGGTATGCAGTTACTGGACTATAGCCTCAATGACATCACCTTGTTTGGCTTTATTTTAGTATTGGGCATTTTGGTCGATGATGCGGTCGTTGTCGGTGAAGCCATTGATGAACACCAAAACGGCAGTGCCAACTACAAGCAAGCCGCCTACACAGGTGTTGAGTCTGTGACCGTCGCAACCGTGTTTGGTGTACTGACCAGTATTGCGGCGTTTTCGCCTATGCTCTGGATTAACAATGATCTGGCAAAATTGTTTGCAGGGTTTTCGGCTGTCGTTATTCTGGCATTGTGTTTTTCACTGGTCGAAAGCAAGTTCATCCTGCCATCACATTTGGCTGCAATGTCTCGTAAAGGGGCGCGAAGTGGGATTGTCGCCACAGTTCAAAACAAAGCGCGCTGGGCACTAACCCAGTTCATTCAGCACATCTACAAACCCATGCTGTGTGTGAGCCTGAAGCATAAAAGATCCACTTTGGTGATGTTTTTATCCGCTTTTGTATTGGCCTATGGTCTTTGGCTGGGTGGCGCGATACGAAGTACTTTGTTTCCGGATATTCCGGGCCGATATGTGACTGCGAAGGTAACTTTGGAAGAGGGAGCGCCGCTTGGGTTGCAGGCACGGGCGTTGAGCCAGCTTGAGCTCAGTGCGCAGAAAGCCAACAACACCCTGCAGGCAGACTACGCCCTAAATGCAGCTCCGATGAAAAATATTCTGGCGTGGTCCAATGGGTTTGGTGAGCTGGAAGTGACCGCTGAGCTGACCTCGGAAGCACTTAATGTACTACCAGCGAACACACTTAGCGACGCCTGGCGTGAGTATGCTGCAAACATAGAGGGCAGTTACGCGCAGCACTTTAGTGCCGCAGAGCCTCCGGCGGGGGGCACTTTTCTGGCCATTTCATCCCATGATGTTTTGCAGGCAAAGCAGGTCAGCGACCTGTTACGTGAAAAGCTGGCAGGTTTGCCCGGCGTGAAAGACGTACGAGACGACCACCAGGCAGCACAGCGACAGATCCGGATCAGGCTAAACGCATTCGGTCGCCAGTTGGGGCTCACCCAGGCACAGGTGGCAGAGTTGGTCGCCAATGCGCTTGGTGAGAGAGAGGTGCATAGGTTGTTATATCAATCTCAGGAACTAAAAGTGGTTTTGCGCTTTGCACAGCAGGCAGTACGAACAGAGCATGAATTAAAGGATATGCGGGTAATACTCAAGGACGGGCAAAGTGTAGCATTGGGTGATGTGGTCCGGTTAAGTTATGAGTACGAACCACAGGCGTTACAGCGTCGCGATCGCTCACGGGTGATTAACCTTTATTGGTCTCAGGATCGTGCATCAGGCTCACCGGAACAAACGCTGGCATTACTGGCCAAAGAGATTGAGACACTAAAAACCCAATATCCTGAGGTGGGTATCAAGCCTGCGGGTGAGTATGAAGAAATCGACGAAGTGAGCAAAGGTTTTAAAGCGGCATTATTACTGACATTGATGCTGATCTATGTGCTGCTGGCGGTCCCACTTAAGTCCTACTGGCAGCCGCTTATCATCATGGCTGTGATCCCCTTTGGGTTTGCCGGTGCCATTTTTGGCCATGCCATAATGGATCTGCCTGTCAGCTTATTGTCCTTGTTTGGTATGATGGCGATGACAGGGATTGTGGTGAATGACGCCTTAGTACTGATGACTCGCTTTAACAGCGAATATCGCAAGGGCATTGAGTCCACTGAGGCGCTGATAATGGCAGGTACCGCTCGTTTCAGAGCGATTTTTCTGACCACAGTGACCACTGTGTGCGGTTTGTTGCCTTTGTTGTTCGGGACATCTGAACAAGTCCAGTACTTAAAACCTGCTGCGGTATCTCTGGTATTTGGTGAATTATTCGCAACCCTGATCACCTTGTTCTTAATACCCGTGTTGCTTGGCTTCAGCCATAGACAACCCCGCTCTGCTGTCTCGTCAGCCAGGGAGACAATGACGGTCAGTTGA